One window of the Ictidomys tridecemlineatus isolate mIctTri1 chromosome 11, mIctTri1.hap1, whole genome shotgun sequence genome contains the following:
- the Fam131c gene encoding LOW QUALITY PROTEIN: protein FAM131C (The sequence of the model RefSeq protein was modified relative to this genomic sequence to represent the inferred CDS: inserted 3 bases in 3 codons; deleted 1 base in 1 codon) gives MGSCVSRDLFTSAHKDCPMPQGTEPRNPDLPSSHPPTIVADHVTGKDKQMDFCWDPWQRCFQTTNGYLSDSRACSGNYGVAALATSSLVGVVQSIKXHITKPTAMARGRVAHLIEWKGWSAQQSGWELSPAEDEHYCCLPDELREARFAAGVAEQFAITEATLSAWSSLDDEELHPDSSPQDAVQLQDLESVYLQDSLLSVPSQDDSLLAFSSPGLSTDGWPSPQEPPVTAXQPPSPSSEQQCQQQLLGAXGPEGGAHLQGSLPSVNSGSLSEEDEVFYN, from the exons ATCTGTTCACAAGTGCCCACAAAGACTGCCCCATGCCCCAGGGCACAGAGCCCAGGAATCCAGACCTGCCCTccagccacccacccaccatTGTTGCAGACCATGTCACTGGCAAG GACAAACAGATGGATTTCTGTTGGGATCCTTGGCAG AGGTGCTTCCAGACCACCAACGGCTACCTGTCCGACTCCAGGGCCTGCTCCGGCAACTACGGCGTGGCAGCCCTGGCCACCTCGTCCCTTGTGG GGGTGGTGCAGAGCATCA GACACATCACCAAGCCCACGGCCATGGCACGGGGCCGGGTGGCCCACCTCATCGAGTGG AAGGGCTGGAGTGCCCAGCAGTCGGGCTGGGAGCTGTCCCCAGCTGAGGACGAGCATTACTGCTGCCTCCCGGATGAGCTGCGAGAGGCTCGATTTGCTGCAG GCGTTGCTGAGCAGTTTGCCATCACCGAGGCCACTCTGAGCGCCTGGTCTTCGCTGGACGATGAGGAGCTGCACCCCGACAGCAGCCCCCAGGACGCTGTCCAGCTCCAGG ACCTGGAGAGCGTCTACCTGCAGGACAGCCTTCTGAGCGTTCCCTCACAGGACGACAGTCTTCTGGCCTTCTCTTCCCCGGGCCTCTCCACGGACGGCTGGCCCTCGCCCCAAGAGCCCCCCGTCACAG GCCAGCCACCGTCACCCAGCTCTGAACAGCAGTGTCAACAGCAGCTCTTGGGGG TGGGGCCCGAGGGCGGGGCCCACCTGCAGGGCTCCCTGCCCTCGGTGAACAGCGGCTCCCTCTCTGAGGAGGACGAGGTGTTCTACAACTGA